In Maridesulfovibrio sp., a single genomic region encodes these proteins:
- a CDS encoding cupin domain-containing protein: MNAKNVKDVKGTKVQKIGYKGRDCEVKGVTIKWLSKSGQDANGQPEYGLRHFTVEPGGEIPAHNHFYLQTVYIEKGNFECFTYHPETDAVVDSKICGPGDFVYSECMEPHGMKNISETEEATFLCCICNVYDKE; encoded by the coding sequence ATGAACGCAAAGAACGTTAAGGACGTCAAAGGCACAAAAGTACAGAAAATAGGCTACAAGGGACGTGATTGCGAAGTAAAAGGGGTCACCATAAAATGGCTGTCCAAATCAGGTCAGGACGCAAACGGACAGCCTGAATACGGCCTGCGCCATTTCACGGTTGAACCTGGCGGAGAAATCCCTGCTCACAACCATTTTTACCTGCAGACAGTATACATTGAAAAAGGTAATTTCGAATGCTTCACCTACCATCCTGAAACTGACGCCGTTGTGGACAGCAAAATATGCGGCCCCGGAGATTTCGTCTACTCCGAATGCATGGAGCCTCACGGCATGAAGAACATCAGCGAAACGGAAGAAGCAACCTTCCTCTGCTGCATCTGCAATGTATACGACAAGGAATAA
- a CDS encoding AI-2E family transporter, which translates to MNSPDKEIIKSPAIYTFFLILLLTSAIALGYSVAKPFLNTIIISVVLTGIFYPLTLRLRNRLGNRTSLAAFLTVCIIVFAIIIPAVIFFLGLIGQGVDSVTAINEWIRTTDFSKLFSSDKYDGYLKWFESTFPFIEISSRDVQTKVLEISRTFGQTMLTSGTWLAGNMASLAAHFLIMTFLVFTFLKDGDHFFAKIRYLSPLKVEQEDFILNSLRKVSKSVLFGSLFIAALQGVVGGIGLAIAGIPALFWGTMMSFTALIPVLGTGLIWVPAAAYLFIVGKIKMAIFLLLWCGILVTGIDTVLRPVILREASRVSTVYVFLAILGGINSFGPLGILYGPLILTFLMVMLHIYGQEFQDVLKNKK; encoded by the coding sequence ATGAATTCTCCAGATAAAGAGATTATCAAATCTCCGGCCATATATACTTTTTTTCTGATCCTGCTGCTTACTTCGGCAATCGCTCTGGGGTACTCGGTAGCCAAGCCTTTTCTGAATACGATAATCATATCTGTTGTTCTTACCGGCATTTTTTATCCTTTGACCCTCAGATTGAGAAACCGCCTCGGCAACCGGACCAGTCTCGCCGCGTTTCTGACTGTCTGTATAATTGTTTTCGCCATTATCATTCCGGCGGTGATCTTTTTTCTGGGTCTGATAGGGCAGGGGGTTGATTCCGTTACGGCAATCAACGAATGGATCAGGACTACCGATTTTTCAAAGCTATTCAGCTCGGATAAATATGACGGATACCTCAAGTGGTTTGAGAGTACATTTCCTTTCATAGAAATAAGTTCCAGAGATGTTCAGACCAAGGTTCTGGAAATATCCAGAACCTTCGGGCAGACCATGCTTACTTCCGGGACATGGCTTGCCGGTAACATGGCCAGTCTTGCGGCGCATTTTCTGATAATGACCTTTCTTGTCTTCACCTTTCTCAAGGACGGTGATCATTTTTTTGCCAAGATAAGGTATCTTTCGCCCCTCAAGGTAGAGCAGGAGGATTTTATCCTCAACAGTCTGCGCAAGGTTTCCAAATCAGTGCTTTTCGGCAGCCTGTTCATTGCTGCGCTGCAGGGCGTGGTAGGAGGGATAGGGTTGGCCATTGCCGGAATACCGGCTTTATTCTGGGGAACCATGATGAGCTTTACAGCGCTGATTCCTGTACTGGGCACCGGGCTTATCTGGGTGCCTGCCGCCGCCTATCTGTTCATCGTGGGAAAGATAAAGATGGCGATTTTTCTGCTTCTCTGGTGCGGTATTCTGGTAACCGGAATAGACACGGTGCTGCGCCCCGTAATTCTTCGGGAGGCCTCGCGCGTTTCAACGGTTTATGTTTTCCTGGCAATTCTCGGCGGTATAAATTCATTCGGTCCGCTGGGGATTCTCTACGGCCCGCTCATTCTTACTTTCCTGATGGTCATGCTGCACATTTACGGGCAGGAATTTCAGGATGTCCTGAAAAACAAGAAGTGA
- a CDS encoding response regulator: MTGKRILVVDDERIVNLDIQATLKRLGYAIAGDAVSGQDAIEKTSRLKPDLVLMDIKLSGAMDGVEASNFIIKSFDIPVVFLTAYSDEQTLNRAKLSGPFGYLLKPFEERDLRSAIEIALYKHSMEQEFRQAVHDAQAANEAKSSFLATISHELRTPMNGILGLSEILMNSGLDSEQQEYVELIKGSANSLLRVLNDLLDYSKIERRILELREGLFDPRRTLALIMNTHSSQAAKKGLQMECFIHPEISGEIKGDSGRLMQVLNNLISNAIKYTDKGGICVEVMPDDYASEPYPDGCVRLLFAVSDTGVGISRDKADTIFESFTQLEDYMTRKHGGIGLGLTISYNLVNMLKGTMWLETEPCVGSSFFFTAVFRTSSETELSSNSDTDEVENRIFNSMKRVLLADDNIITRRVVSAFLEKANCDLDIVENGRDVLVELQKKKYDMVVMDIQMPVMDGLEATRIIRSGSIPEIDPETPILALTAHAMKGDRERCLEVGMNGYLSKPFRSSGLLEAMNMVIDGAGGTEERTECCKPNAQDSSCIDFNSVIERLDGNVDLLREIYTHFIELVPRHIAKMETCADSCDVEGLKVEIMALRGLAMDVGAHGIQVLTDEMEKNISCGDILFLEKFVSRVRAEADKTLAVMADHIFKSA; this comes from the coding sequence ATGACCGGAAAACGAATCCTGGTTGTCGATGACGAGCGAATAGTCAATCTGGATATTCAGGCCACGCTCAAACGTTTGGGCTATGCAATCGCCGGAGACGCTGTTTCAGGACAGGATGCCATTGAAAAGACTTCCAGATTAAAGCCGGACCTTGTTTTGATGGACATTAAGCTCAGCGGAGCCATGGACGGTGTTGAAGCATCCAACTTCATAATCAAATCGTTTGATATTCCGGTCGTTTTCCTCACCGCGTATTCCGATGAACAGACCTTGAACAGAGCCAAGCTATCCGGTCCATTCGGTTATCTTCTGAAGCCTTTTGAGGAGCGCGACCTGCGTTCCGCCATTGAAATCGCACTGTACAAGCATTCCATGGAACAGGAATTTCGTCAGGCGGTTCATGATGCTCAGGCGGCAAACGAAGCCAAAAGCTCGTTTCTGGCAACCATCAGTCACGAGCTCAGAACTCCGATGAACGGGATTCTCGGCTTAAGCGAAATCCTGATGAATTCAGGACTGGATTCCGAACAGCAGGAATATGTTGAATTAATCAAGGGGTCGGCCAATTCTCTCTTAAGGGTGTTGAACGACCTGCTGGATTATTCCAAGATAGAAAGGAGAATTCTTGAGCTACGGGAAGGGCTTTTTGATCCCCGCAGGACTCTTGCGCTCATTATGAATACCCACAGCAGTCAGGCCGCGAAAAAGGGTCTGCAGATGGAATGCTTCATCCATCCTGAAATTTCCGGCGAAATTAAAGGGGATTCCGGAAGGCTGATGCAGGTCTTGAACAACCTCATAAGCAATGCCATCAAGTATACCGACAAAGGCGGTATCTGCGTGGAAGTAATGCCGGACGATTATGCTTCAGAACCGTATCCGGACGGATGTGTAAGGTTGCTGTTTGCAGTCAGTGATACCGGTGTAGGTATTTCAAGGGATAAGGCTGATACCATTTTTGAGAGTTTCACCCAGCTTGAAGACTACATGACCAGAAAGCACGGCGGGATAGGGCTAGGGCTTACCATTTCATATAATCTGGTCAATATGCTCAAGGGTACCATGTGGCTGGAAACAGAACCCTGTGTCGGCAGCAGTTTTTTCTTTACCGCGGTGTTCAGGACTTCCTCAGAGACTGAATTATCGAGTAATTCTGATACGGATGAGGTTGAAAATCGAATTTTTAACAGCATGAAAAGGGTCCTTCTTGCCGATGACAACATCATCACTCGCAGAGTTGTCAGCGCTTTTCTTGAAAAGGCCAACTGCGACCTTGATATTGTTGAAAACGGCCGTGATGTGCTTGTTGAGCTCCAAAAGAAGAAATACGACATGGTCGTAATGGATATTCAGATGCCTGTTATGGACGGCCTTGAAGCGACAAGAATTATCCGCAGCGGCAGCATCCCGGAGATTGATCCGGAGACCCCGATTCTTGCACTCACAGCCCATGCCATGAAAGGTGATCGGGAACGTTGTCTGGAAGTGGGGATGAACGGCTATCTGTCAAAACCGTTCAGATCTTCCGGGCTCCTTGAAGCCATGAATATGGTCATAGACGGTGCCGGAGGGACAGAAGAAAGGACCGAGTGCTGTAAGCCGAATGCGCAGGATTCTTCCTGCATCGATTTTAATTCAGTAATTGAACGTCTTGATGGAAACGTTGATCTCCTGCGCGAAATATATACCCATTTTATTGAGCTTGTGCCTCGGCATATTGCGAAGATGGAAACCTGTGCCGACAGTTGCGATGTGGAGGGGTTGAAGGTCGAGATAATGGCTTTACGCGGCCTTGCTATGGATGTAGGAGCCCACGGGATACAGGTTTTGACAGATGAAATGGAGAAAAATATTTCTTGCGGCGATATTTTGTTTCTTGAAAAGTTTGTTTCCCGTGTCAGGGCAGAGGCGGATAAAACCCTCGCGGTCATGGCGGATCACATTTTCAAATCTGCCTGA
- a CDS encoding amino acid ABC transporter ATP-binding protein — MTDNPIIQIKDVYKFYGDLAALSNVSLDIAQGEKVVIIGPSGSGKSTLLRSINRLEEINKGSIIVDGLDVHDKENNINTIRQELGMVFQSFNLFPHKTVLENLTMAPVKLKGMDKAEARAIAVDLLKKVGIREKANVYPSKLSGGQQQRVAIARALAMNPKIMLFDEPTSALDPEMIGEVLDVMKTLAKEGMTMVVVTHEMGFAREVADRVVFMEDGRIIACAPPDEFFKNAEHPRLKKFLDQIL; from the coding sequence ATGACAGATAATCCTATTATCCAGATTAAGGATGTTTATAAATTTTACGGCGATCTGGCCGCACTCAGCAATGTTTCACTTGATATAGCCCAGGGGGAAAAGGTAGTTATTATCGGTCCCTCCGGATCGGGGAAGAGTACGTTGCTGCGCTCCATCAACCGTTTGGAGGAAATCAACAAGGGTTCAATCATTGTTGATGGGTTGGATGTGCATGACAAGGAAAATAATATCAACACCATTCGTCAGGAGTTGGGCATGGTTTTCCAGTCCTTCAACCTTTTTCCGCACAAGACTGTTCTGGAAAACCTGACCATGGCCCCGGTGAAATTAAAGGGTATGGACAAGGCTGAAGCCAGGGCAATCGCTGTTGACCTGCTCAAGAAGGTCGGGATACGTGAAAAGGCGAATGTATATCCTTCGAAGCTTTCCGGGGGGCAGCAGCAGCGTGTTGCGATTGCCCGCGCATTGGCCATGAATCCGAAAATTATGCTTTTTGACGAGCCCACTTCGGCACTTGATCCTGAAATGATCGGTGAAGTTCTGGATGTAATGAAAACACTGGCCAAAGAAGGAATGACCATGGTGGTTGTAACGCACGAAATGGGTTTTGCCCGTGAAGTTGCGGACAGGGTTGTCTTCATGGAAGACGGCCGGATAATCGCCTGTGCGCCGCCGGATGAATTTTTCAAGAATGCGGAACATCCGCGGCTGAAAAAATTCCTTGATCAGATTCTGTAG
- a CDS encoding amino acid ABC transporter permease: MKDKKVKIDVTDGAGIPVKNDSGLLNAWWVSFIGALGIIAYLIIAKPDPYRDILLFVPDGIVVTFEVTICSILGALVIGLFTGLGRISRNSFINLIASTYVEVVRGIPLLVQLFYIYYAMGRVLQVPDMLSAIIAMSVCYGAYMGEVFRAGIESIDDGQTEAARSLGFDRRQTMFLVILPQAWRTILPPVGNEFIALLKDSSLVSILAVADILRRGREFAAESFQYFETYTMIALIYLVITLILSKAVSNMEERLNHYDR, encoded by the coding sequence ATGAAAGATAAAAAAGTAAAAATTGACGTTACGGACGGGGCGGGTATTCCTGTTAAAAACGATTCCGGGCTGCTTAATGCCTGGTGGGTTTCTTTTATAGGTGCGCTGGGGATAATTGCCTATCTGATCATAGCCAAACCGGATCCGTACCGGGACATTCTGCTGTTTGTTCCCGATGGTATTGTTGTCACATTCGAGGTTACAATCTGTTCCATTCTGGGAGCACTGGTTATAGGTCTTTTCACCGGACTGGGCAGGATTTCACGCAACAGTTTCATAAACCTCATTGCTTCCACCTATGTTGAAGTCGTCCGAGGTATTCCGCTTCTCGTCCAGCTTTTCTACATCTATTACGCCATGGGCAGGGTCTTGCAGGTTCCGGATATGCTTTCGGCCATTATTGCCATGAGCGTATGCTACGGCGCGTATATGGGCGAAGTCTTTCGTGCCGGGATAGAATCCATTGATGATGGACAGACCGAAGCCGCAAGATCTCTCGGATTCGACAGGCGCCAGACCATGTTTCTGGTCATCCTGCCTCAGGCATGGCGGACAATCCTGCCGCCGGTAGGAAACGAATTTATCGCGTTGCTCAAGGATTCCTCGCTGGTTTCAATCCTGGCCGTTGCCGATATTCTCAGACGCGGACGTGAGTTTGCCGCTGAAAGTTTCCAGTATTTTGAAACTTATACCATGATAGCCCTGATCTATCTGGTAATTACCCTGATTCTTTCAAAGGCTGTGAGCAACATGGAAGAGAGGTTGAACCACTATGACAGATAA
- a CDS encoding basic amino acid ABC transporter substrate-binding protein produces MLKRIIAVLMLTMFAAFPAYAGSNAPVITIASDCTWPPMEFVNKDKQIVGFSVDLMKACAKAAGYEVKIKNVAWDGIFAGLAAGKYDAICSSVSINEKRKKAMDFTAPYFQVKQAVVTPKDCAATDLNGFKGKPVGAQIGTTGFFAIKNVEGVVPKSYDEIGLAMEDLYNGRLSAVVCDDPIAADFALQQEEYAKKLKIAFIIEGVESEYLGVAVSKGNTKILDLINKGLSAVRADGTYDKIKAKWFGSN; encoded by the coding sequence ATGCTCAAGAGGATTATAGCTGTTCTTATGCTGACAATGTTTGCCGCCTTTCCGGCTTACGCAGGCAGCAACGCACCCGTAATTACAATTGCTTCCGACTGCACCTGGCCCCCCATGGAGTTTGTGAACAAGGATAAGCAGATTGTAGGGTTTTCAGTAGATCTCATGAAAGCCTGCGCCAAGGCTGCCGGATATGAAGTGAAGATCAAGAACGTAGCCTGGGATGGCATTTTCGCCGGACTTGCCGCTGGTAAGTATGATGCCATCTGCTCCTCCGTTTCCATTAACGAAAAACGCAAGAAAGCCATGGACTTTACCGCTCCGTATTTTCAGGTCAAGCAGGCTGTCGTAACTCCCAAGGATTGCGCTGCCACAGACCTGAACGGTTTCAAGGGCAAGCCTGTAGGCGCGCAGATCGGTACCACCGGATTCTTCGCCATCAAGAATGTTGAAGGGGTAGTTCCCAAATCCTACGATGAAATCGGACTGGCCATGGAAGACCTGTACAACGGACGTCTTTCCGCTGTTGTCTGCGATGACCCCATTGCAGCAGACTTTGCCCTGCAGCAGGAAGAGTACGCAAAGAAGCTCAAAATTGCCTTTATTATCGAAGGTGTTGAGTCTGAATACCTCGGTGTAGCCGTCAGCAAAGGAAACACCAAGATTCTGGATCTCATCAACAAAGGGCTTTCCGCTGTAAGAGCTGATGGCACTTATGACAAGATCAAAGCCAAATGGTTCGGAAGCAACTAA
- a CDS encoding transporter substrate-binding domain-containing protein — MKKICLMLVMLLSLAVAANASDIELAKKSTLNSILKSGELRCGISSGYIPFQMTDKTGRIVGFEIDLAREMAKAMGVKFVPVNMEFDGIIPALLTNKIDIITAGMTVNQERNLQINFANPFMVIGQTALVNKKLEGKIKSYKDLNNPEYTVVSKLGTTGEQAAKRLLPKAKYKSFDLETDAALEVLNGKAAAMIYDLPFNAIFMAEQGAGKLFFLDTPFTYEPLGWGVRKGDPDFINFLNNFLNQIKNDGRYDKLYHKWFESTAWRKNIQ, encoded by the coding sequence ATGAAAAAAATCTGCTTAATGCTTGTTATGCTGCTGAGCCTTGCAGTAGCCGCCAATGCTTCGGACATTGAACTGGCCAAAAAATCCACGCTGAATTCCATCCTCAAAAGCGGAGAATTGCGCTGCGGAATTTCTTCAGGCTACATTCCCTTTCAGATGACCGACAAAACCGGACGCATTGTCGGTTTTGAAATCGACCTCGCCCGCGAAATGGCCAAAGCCATGGGTGTGAAATTCGTTCCGGTCAACATGGAATTCGACGGTATTATCCCGGCTCTGCTGACCAATAAAATTGACATCATTACCGCCGGTATGACTGTCAATCAGGAACGCAACCTGCAGATCAACTTCGCCAATCCGTTCATGGTCATCGGCCAGACCGCTCTGGTAAACAAAAAGCTGGAAGGCAAAATCAAATCCTACAAGGATCTGAACAACCCCGAATACACCGTAGTATCCAAGCTCGGAACCACCGGTGAACAGGCTGCCAAACGTCTGCTGCCCAAAGCCAAATACAAATCCTTCGACCTTGAAACAGACGCAGCCCTTGAAGTTCTCAACGGCAAGGCCGCAGCAATGATCTACGACCTGCCCTTCAACGCCATATTCATGGCCGAACAGGGTGCCGGAAAGCTCTTTTTCCTTGATACACCCTTCACCTACGAGCCTCTGGGCTGGGGTGTCCGCAAAGGCGATCCCGATTTCATCAATTTCCTGAACAACTTCCTGAACCAGATCAAGAACGATGGTCGCTACGACAAGCTCTACCACAAATGGTTCGAAAGCACCGCTTGGCGCAAGAACATTCAGTAG
- a CDS encoding ABC transporter permease subunit (The N-terminal region of this protein, as described by TIGR01726, is a three transmembrane segment that identifies a subfamily of ABC transporter permease subunits, which specificities that include histidine, arginine, glutamine, glutamate, L-cystine (sic), the opines (in Agrobacterium) octopine and nopaline, etc.), giving the protein MNGTTLRSPGLGRNNELFWKTVFFVGLFATLGGLYWATLQVDYVWRWERIPNYFYYEDEMDVTSTIEGHISSIKETGKKALIVVTGEENESEQYEVPMDGLRVYQGDTIFVGDTLGVVKEWKIGVITKGLIITLKVSAIAIVFGIILGLATGLARISQNPALRLSAITYIELIRGTPLLVQMFIWYFVLGTLVNNLLAKYDIGQIEPLWFGIASLAIFAGAYVAEIVRAGIQSVHRGQMEAARSLGMNKSRAMIHIILPQAFRRILPPLAGQFISMIKDSSLLGVIAIRELTKATREAVSTSLQPFELWFICALLYLVLTFAFSMFVQYLEKRMVQR; this is encoded by the coding sequence ATGAACGGAACAACTTTAAGATCTCCCGGCCTTGGCCGGAACAATGAGCTTTTCTGGAAAACTGTTTTCTTTGTGGGGCTGTTCGCGACATTAGGCGGACTGTACTGGGCCACACTGCAGGTCGACTACGTCTGGCGGTGGGAACGGATTCCGAACTACTTTTATTATGAAGATGAGATGGATGTAACCTCAACAATTGAGGGTCACATATCATCAATAAAAGAAACCGGAAAAAAAGCGCTGATTGTGGTTACCGGGGAAGAGAACGAGTCGGAGCAGTACGAAGTTCCTATGGACGGGCTCCGAGTGTACCAGGGTGACACTATTTTTGTCGGCGACACTCTGGGAGTCGTCAAGGAATGGAAAATTGGTGTCATAACCAAAGGCCTCATAATTACCCTCAAGGTAAGCGCCATTGCCATCGTATTCGGCATAATCCTCGGGTTGGCCACAGGGCTCGCCAGAATCTCACAGAATCCGGCGCTGCGCCTTTCCGCAATAACCTATATTGAACTGATCCGCGGGACGCCCCTGCTTGTACAGATGTTCATCTGGTATTTCGTACTCGGCACACTGGTCAACAACCTGCTTGCCAAATACGATATCGGACAGATTGAACCTCTGTGGTTCGGCATAGCATCTCTGGCAATCTTTGCGGGAGCCTATGTGGCTGAAATAGTCCGCGCCGGCATACAATCCGTCCACAGAGGACAGATGGAAGCAGCCAGATCACTGGGGATGAACAAGAGTCGGGCCATGATCCACATCATCCTGCCCCAGGCGTTCAGGAGAATTCTACCCCCCCTTGCCGGTCAGTTCATCAGTATGATCAAGGACTCGTCTCTTCTCGGCGTCATCGCAATACGGGAACTTACCAAGGCCACAAGGGAAGCTGTGTCCACCAGCCTGCAGCCGTTTGAACTCTGGTTCATCTGCGCCCTGCTGTATCTGGTGCTCACCTTTGCCTTCTCCATGTTTGTTCAGTATCTGGAAAAGAGAATGGTGCAGAGATAA